The segment CCTCGAAACGAAACTATTTCGATGTAACTTTAGACATACTAACGTTACTTTTTAGGCAGTGTTTGCGAATCGTTTTTCAATTGATTTTTCAGTCACCCACATTGACGATAATGTGGACCACAATGTCTCCGTGTCTCGTGTCTTGTCCTCTGTATGACTGTGTATTTGTGTGCACGTGTATCTGTGTCTGTCCTCGCATGGTGTCGGATATTTACAAGTATGTACGTCGTTCGTAAGcttttttttcttctaattTACACAAAAAACGCAAACTAAAATTAACTACAGCGCACGCTGTCGCGCATCGTTCGATTTCTTTTACTCGCAGCGTTCCTTTCGCGAGGATTCTTCTTATGATACAGAACGTAGTACCCTTCGAGTGTAAAGTTAGTGCCTTGGCAGGATCAGACTTTCACGAACCGACTGCCTGTTCCCTTCTGCTTCTTTTACCGAATCGGATAAACCAGTCTTATTAAGGTCTTTGGTGATCTGGCGTTGACTTTAATATATCCGGTTGCGTTGGAAGACAGCTCGAACCTGATTCAAGTATTACTTCATTAACAAATAGAAATAATTGTAAGGAGGTCGGTGTAGGTGTATTTTTACAAACCAGTGGTAGGTCTGAGAGTGGACTTGATCGATCTGTGAGACCCGTTGCGGGTCAACGTGTTCATTTGCGGCGTTCCGGGCAAAGCATGTCCCAAAGCGTTCATGTAGTCGGCAATCAACAACGTTATTTCCAAAATCTGTAGAAATATAAAAAGGTATTAGCAGATTTTTATAGTGCAAGGgtttaatattcgaaaagggaacagAGATTAATGTACCTTAGGCTTTGAAAGGGCGAATAACAGCTTCTGTTCAGCAGCCCCTTCGTCGGGGCAGGCAACAAGCATGAAGTCATCTAAACACCCACCGAACGTAACTATATTAGCGTAATTGTAACGGCACATGACCGCCATCGTTTGCAATTCTAGCAACGTTACACTGTCCTCGGAAACAGCTATCCACACGGTCATCGGTTCGGCTTGCTTCAACTGCGGAAACAAATCAATTTATTCGACATCAGATTTTAGAATTTCTAAAAACCTTTGGAAAATTCAGTCTCTCTTTTTCGCTCACCTTTGCTTGATAAAGTGTAGCTCCAAAGAAAGGCCACTTTCTGGTGCAAGTCAAATATATACGAACACAGTCTAATACGCTACGACCTTTCAAGCCGACCCACTTTTCTTGCAGTCTTTCTTGCAGTTCCCTGTACAATAAAATCAGTCCCCATAGAAAGATACACATAGCAACATCCTTCTCTTGATTATATGTATACTTGCCTCAACTGATCGGCAGTGATGTTTGTTCGGTATCGAACCGGGTAGAATTTGTCCAGAGCCTGGAGAACCAGATGATGAGGATTGCTTCCGGGACCACTCCCTCGAGCCTTGTCGTTGTTATACTCGCCAAAATCGATCTGGAAAATTTTGTAGATGATATTGTCTCGTTTCAACGATCTCGAACCTGTTTTAGATGCGATGAAAAAATACCTGAGCCATTAGAGAAGCTAGTTCGAAAGCGAGCTCCCGGTTCACCGGAAACTTGCCCTGCACCACCTGCTGGTTCACCTGGTAGCACAGAAGAAGCCTCTCCCTGTCGGTCTCCATCTTAGCCGCCTGACGCCAGTAACACCTTGATTTGTATGTTAATTGCACTAGCCTGGTGTTCTCGAATTTCCCTGAACCCTTCTCCCTTAAAGCAGTCTCCCATTTCGAGATTATATCGCAGAGCTGCAACACAGACAATCAACAAATTAATGTCTAACATCATTAGATTCGATTTTTCCTATAGATCTTTGTCTTAAATgaataaatccgcagtctagttacgaaTCTTTCATCGAATACCTTCGCCTGGAGATCGATAAAATGCTCCAAGTCCTTCTCGATCGGGTCGTCGCTGAACAACGTGAAACCAGACTGGTGAACGTCTCGACAGCCGATCTCCTGGTTCAAGGTGTTCAGGAACTCTTCTATCGTGGTGCTGCCGTCGAAGCCGACGACCTGGTAGGTTCCGTTTAAAAAATGAACGGGTATCGAGTGCGGCAGGGAGTGATGGTAAGGGTTCTTCATCAGGATCGACAGGACCTCCATCCTGGAGGGTTTCACCTCCCTGCCACCGTTCTGCAGAGTCCTTTCCAGCGCTCTTTCGCAGTACGCTGCGTACTTGCCACATTCCGTCCTACATAATCAACAAAAAAGAGAAACAGTTCAAGAGAAGTCCCATTAATCTGCTTCTGAAAAAAGCCGAGAATCATTCGTTTAGTAACTTTATACAGAGTGGAGCATTTAGAACAATTGTGGGTAATAACGACGGGAAGAAAACATGAAAGTCGTTCGAGATCATTCAAGAATGTGTATTAAATGCTCCACGCTGTGGAGGTTCTTAGCTGCGAGAAATGTATTCTTGTTAATTGCTGGCGGAGTGAAGGGGTTGACGAGGGTGAAGCGATACTCACTTGGTGTCGGCGTTCCTCTGCAGGTGTAGTTTCAGGTACCAGAGTAGTCGATTGTTCCTTGGTAGGAATAGCGAAACGGCGAGGGCTAGCAGCTGCCACCCCTGGATAAGAACGTACTGGGCGGGGTTAGTTTTGCAGTCCAGAATCGTAGACGTAGAATGGCCCTGCGTGAGCGGAGGACTGTGAGAAGTGGAGGCCGTCGATTGCGCGTCCGCATTTTCACCGCTGCCATTTGCCGCGGGACTTTGCGTATCGCAGGTGAACAGCGATTGCGTGGCGCAGAGGAGGAGCTGCTGCAATGGTATGCTGGCATACTACTACGTTCCCTGGATCGAACCAGACCTAATCTACTACGTTCTTTTTCTCAATTGACCACCGCGACGACTGTcctcgtatatatatatattatatgtatatgtataattgtttatatatatatatatacaaatatatctcgtatctttctctctttctctctctctctctttcgtatCTTCGTTAAAAATCGTCACACACCTCTCTCACCAGAGGTCTTCGCGGAATTCGGAATCAATGTAATTCAGAATTAATCATCCTCTCTCGTTCATTCAACAAAGGGAGGGAATCAAATATACTTTTCTTTTTCCTCGACTATTGAGACACTCGTGAACGTCATACACGTCTGTTAGTAATGTAAAGCAATCGAAATCGGACCGTTAAACGCATCAACTCTCCATGTTGTGTTAATCACAGAAAAAAAAACTGAAAACGCATGGACCGTCAATAATTCGAATGAATTAAGAACAATGTGGATGAGAGAAGCGTTGTTTGATTTCTCGGCTCTTCGTCTTCGTGCGAGATCTAGCTCGATGGCTGTTTCCCGAAAGCGTTTCGTTCGATGATCGTGCATTTGGTGAAAAACGATCCCCAGCGAACGAAACGCGTTCTTTGCTTTTGATTGAGCTTTTCTCAGATCGTTGTCCCGAATGCTCCATACATATCGTTCAAAGATAATGCGGCTCCGCATTATCGGAGACGGTTCGTGGAGACTCGTACACGATTATGATTTGTTttgtgttcacgacggacgtgTTCGAATCGGCAAGGATTCTAGAGGTTCCGTAGTTTCCTTAATTAGACCGTCTTATGAGACCGGCATGATCAAAACGACTAAGTTCTCTAAGCAGCATTCAAAACAGATAATATCGTAATCAGCTATTTAGCAAAAAAACGTTACGGAAACAGAAAGAAAAAATCAATCTATAAAAAGATGTTTATCTGTGTGTGGTTTTTTTATGTACACCAACATACCATTCTGCAAGTGTGTGTGCCGCAGAACGTATTTTGACAAAGGCAACCGGGATATAAATATACATGTACAGTGCATACTAGTCGAATTATCTGTTCGTACCGGATCGCAAAAAACCGGGCGAGTGACCGCGTGATCGATGCATCGATGAGTGATCGATGAATGGATGCTTTGCAGAGCGATTTTGTTAATTGGTTTACTCGATATCGTAAGAGGAAATGAATTGTCGAAATATGTTCGGCTCACATGATAGGGTGGTCATCAGGGTATAGGTGATCGggtattcatgtataaatattaaaacgtACGCAATTAAATCGAAAATCAACGAAAAAAAGAagtagaaaaaataaaagattaaAGAAAGTAAAAGAAACAGAAGAGAACGTTGTAAGAAAACTGAAACGTAAAAAtatagagaaagaagaaaactgAACGTTCGACGTTCCGCCTATATGAACAGAACCAACGAAGAATTGGAAGAAACGGCATGCGATTTGTCAAGAGTAGCCTAGGAAGAGCACACGTAAAGCAgcaaatgaaaatgaaatgtgAATGAATGTTAAAACtaaaaaattctttctcatttgttAAAAGGACTTCGTCAAGTATTATGGTTTTCGTACGGACCAACGGACGAACGACAAGTGGTTGTATTAATTAGTTAGTCTCCTCGAGAATACAGACAAAACAACAGAGAAAAATAGACGAAACCAAACAGTTCACCGTTCTACGTCAATAAGATTATCCGCGTATAATACTTGACTAAGCGTACACCCGATGTACCATTTCTTCGACACAGAATCAACGAACGCGATCATTCGACTTCAATGTCATTGCAATAGTGTTCCAAATACACGAAATCTCGAAACGGTGTACCCTTGCAACAGTGTTCGCCAAAGTGACCCCTATTTATATTTAATGTTTGATGAACAGTTGAAATTAACAGCGGGCCAATTCGGCGCAACAATCAGATCAAGAATGATAAAAATAAGTAGTTAATATCATTTGAAACTATATATACCCCCTTCTTTAGCCAGCTAGGGTGAACGAGTTTGATAAACACTGACAGGCTACACGGGCTCGAGGTAATGTTTtctgtttctcgataatgcgcaTCGACCGTTGGTTGCGAAAATGGTACAGGGTTCAGAgtgtttgttaaacaataagcAGGACTTACAACGCGCGCAGTACCCAGCGACACAAGTCTGGCGGCCTTTTTTACCTGTACGCCCAAACGGTGTTGCGTGTGACGACTTGTCTGCTTTACCAATGCACAGATGAATTCAGATTGTAGCTCAGGCTGGTCTAAGCATTGCTGCAACGCATTTTGCGCTAGTACCACATGGTAGTCTATGCCCGCTTGCTCCACGGCCACCGACATGAACAATTGACATGCCTGCGAAAATAATAACCCATCAATCACTTGCAAACAAACATAAACACTAGCCCTTGGATGACATTGAGAACATTTCGAAACAATAAAAAGTAGTAACCAAGTTACTAGTGTTGATTTAACCAGGATATTATCTACGTACACAATGTGTACAGTCTTCCAAGAGTTAAATAGTACAAGGACACATAATAACCTTGAACAGCTTGATAGCCTCGGATTGCAAGGCCTCGGACGTCAAGCTGGTCAGTGGGCTAGTGATGTTTTCTTTGGTGTGGAGCAGCAACGGGTGTCTCCAAAGAACGCAACTAGGATCTCCGTCGGTTTCCATCAGTCTTTGCACCAGTTGCTCGTACTGAGTCCCGGCGCTGGGCCCGCCTCCGGAGACCACCGTCAAGTGGTACAACCAATTATCTTTGTCTTGTTTATGTGGCATCAGCAAGTAGGTTGGGCCTTGGTGGGTGGGGAAGATGCCGATCGTTCTCTCGTGAGGACACTCGGCGTCCCTTTCCTCGCTATCGCTGTCGGACACATGCTCGACCTCCTCCACCCTCGCGTCCCTCATGTTTATTTGTCCAATAGGattctaataaaaaaaaagaaaacataaaactaAACAAAGTGGGCAATTTAACAGCGTGAAGGTTCTAAAGAGTAGAACACTTACCGTATCGTTAGGGCACTTAAAGTAAAGGAACATTTTTCCAATGAGGACGCACCAGCACTTCTTCGCGTGCCCGTTCTTCACCTTGGTCAGCCAGCCCTGTATCGTCGGCTTGTTGTCCTCTTTGCTGAGCAGGAGTTTCGTCGCGTTCCGCCTCTGTACATTCTGCAGAACCCTGATCCAGTCTTCCATCGTCGCTATGCAATCCGCAGTTAGGTAGTAGGTCTTCTTTCCCGTGGCTATCTCAAACGTTGCGGCGCCTTCTGCCCTGTTTATCCTATTGAGGAAACCAGAATACATTGTAAATTCGCTCGTCAAAGTGATAGAAAATGCTAGACGATTGATCGGAGATTACCTGCACACTTCGTCCAGCACGATCTGGCCCTGAGGTTTCCTGTTCACGTCGTTCTGACTCTTCCAATAAGTTAGCACCCCGTTCTTCAAGACGAACCACCTCTTCCGCCACGTTTTCAGCTTTCCACCGAGCTTCGCCAGGTGGCCGGTCTTCTCCAACGATTCTTGCCTTTTCGGGCTCTCACCGGAAACGCGCATTAGGAGACTGGGCATGCTGGACTCCAGAGAAGTTGAGCTCAAAGCGTCCGGGGGTATCGCGTAGTCCTCGGATAAACCAGATTCCAGAGAAGTGTCTGCAAATATTATTATGAATGTGAGACAGTGCAATTCAAACTTTCACAGTCTAGGCAGAACAAGTTTCTAATGTTGCGACTTTGCCTATTTGTGCGACATTAAATTTCTCAGGGTGATTCTATTGAAATTTGTCGAACAACAGAAATTAATgaataggctctttttcgaagACTCACCACGCTTCACGCTTTTGCTAGGCGACCCACTAGAGCTCCTCTTGGCAGGACTCAGACTGCTAGTCGTCTTAACGCTCTTCGATGGACTGCTACCACTGCCAAGTGACGAGTCCGTGTTATCCGAGGAACTGTTGGTAATTCTGGTGTTGGTCTCGGTCTGGTTCGGATGGTCCTCACCATCCGAACTGTCATCGGAACTATCGCCAAAGGGCATCGACCTGATCTGACTGGCTCGTCCTACAATACACAAATATATCATTAGTACTCTGTGAAAGAGATCGATTTCGAAGAAGAGGAACCTACCCTTGACCGTCGCGTAGACTGGAACCGAAATATCGCAGTAGCCTTGGGAATTGTGCGCAGTCAAGTTGTGTCCTGTTGCCTGGGAATGTTTCGACGAGCTGGTCGTGTTGGTCATCGTGGAAGGCGCGGATTCCTCGTTGGTCGGTGGACCGATGCCAAGCCCGCCATCGGCTACCTACGGAATCAGCGAGCGCCCGGTTTCTTTCGTTACAAATTGCAACAACTTGGCCCGCGCGCTTAGACGCGTCCCTCTTTCGCTTTGGAATCCGCGGCTAATCTATTCCTTCCTTCGGGAACGCGACAACAGGTGTGACTCAACGTCCCGTAGGCTAAATTCTCCAAGAGATCGCTGCTAGTTTCTCTGCGGTATTTGCTACTCAACGGGACCAGTCGCGAGGATATACAGGTTTTTcactccaaattcactcttttgcaaatcaatttcacccttttgcaaatcaatttcactcttttccaaatcaatttcaatcttTTGTCGATAACCTATAATACAGTCATGCTTCGATAGTTGTCGCGTTCTGTTCCCATTATTTTTTcatctttttcttattttttcacTATCTCGTGATCCAATACTGATTTCTCAACacggttttatattttgttcTCGGAGCTCTCAGACTTTCTACCGTCAAACGAGTGAATCTATACCCGCACGGAGTTCTGTGAGAatgtttctactaatttttaCCTGGTAGATCTTCGCCTCCCAGCTTGGAAACCGGTGCAACGGCGGCGTAGGTGGTCGAGGTCCCTGCGCGCTTTGCGTCCAGTTCATGCCCTCCCTGCTCGGCGTATAGATCTCGGCATAATCGTGAACAGCCTCGGAACTGCCGCTGTCTCTGCTGGTCTCCGAGACTCCAGGGATATTCGGGAGCATCACCAAATTTTCGACAGCCGCGGCGAGCTCCTCGGACAGGAGGCTGTGGCGGAGAACGAACGGCAAGCATAAAGCACAGGACTAATTGCAATCAGCGGTGTTGCGATTTTTGCGCATGGATCGAAATGAACAAGCACCTTTCCTTTTTACAAAGAAACATTCTTATTATTATCAAGTCTCTATAATGGAATTATAGAGGCTTATAATCAtgtgtaatcattagactgcggatctttatacaaaatagaaattctCTGCACCGTTTACAAGAAACAAGAGCTTTCTTCGTTCATTAAAAAGCTATTGATATTCTTCAATTTATTCGATATGtatactgtttgaaattgttACCGTCTCATTCTTCtgataaatccataaaatccgccgtctagtgATTATACTGACACACATATGTATAGAGTGAGAGTACGAAACTGCCTGAGAACGTGCAATCGATTTCGATCCGCAGTCGCAACGACATCGTCGACGATTGAGAGACAATGGAGAGGTGTGTacccgggttgacagatccccGCAGGAAGTCTCAGGACGTTACAGGGTACCACAGTTTCGAGAGTCGGGCGCCGCTATCACGTCGTGAGACCTCCCAAGGAGAATCGAAATACATTTTACGAGAGGGTTTTACGCTGTCGAGGCAGCTGAAGCGATCGCCAAAGAGCAAGAAAAGAAACGTGCCGCAAGGATTCTACCTGGAGTCCATGTTGGTCGCTGGAATCCCGCGTTGAATGGTCCCGCAAGCGGACAGGTGTCTTCTGTGCTTGGTGCCGGCTTGGGGTTCGGCTACCGCGGTCTGGACGCTTTCTGGGACTGCTTGAGGAGTTCCTTCGAGGCTCTCCGATCGTCTGCGCAACGTGGGATCAACCTCCAAAGACAGCGATGCTCTCGTCGGTGCCTGCAAGTCAGTAATCATCGTCTGAATTTTTTAAGTTGAAAGACATTGGGTTACATATGGCTTGCATGAACTTAGAGTGCCGCGTCTTCCACAAATGGTAGACgtcttaatatttattaaatgagtTGGCGAGGAGATTTAAAGTGTTGGAAGGTATTAGATAATTGCAAATGTTAACCACCAAAcaaacagaaataaaaaatattctgcgtAGCCCaggttttatttaaaaattgattgttttgATTCGAGCAAGTGGCTGTAACATGGTCTGTAATATGGTCACTCAGAGTACCAATTTGTCACTTTGAATTGACACTAGATCGTGATTTAAACACACACTCTGAAGTCTCCGTATCGACTACTAAACACTGCAGTGTTCTAGTAAACGCGAAGGGCAATCATTCCTCTGTATACACTATACACTTACTTCAGCACATAGGAGCAAATAGAACGAATAATCTAGCGCAGAGTGTTTTTCAGCAACGCAACGAACTCGACAGCAGTTCTTCGTAAATCTAAAATTTTTGAGCGACGCTCTGGTAACGCGTTTCTTTGTCCGGTCCCTATGAAAGTGAATTTTTGTTTGGGAAAAGATGCGAAACGGTCAGAATCGTCACGCGATAGTGGACACCGGTCTGTTGAAGGTTGCTCTAACGAGGGCCTTGCACGCACCGCGGCGGGACACGGTAGTACACACGGTGTGCGTCAGCTGTCGGGAATACCCGTATGGGAACACTCACAGGTGGTTTCAGGCCGATGTTCGTTATGTGGTTCCTCAGGAGTTCCAACTGCTGGTTACACTTGTTGTTCTGTTCCCGCAGATGCTGGTTCTGCTGCTCCAACTCCCGCAGCTTATTGGTCACCCATTCCTTGATCCTGGCGGCTTTCGCCTCGACCTGCCTCGCGTCTTGGAGTCGCAGCTGCCTCTGCGAGCAATTACCTATCAGTCTTGCTGCGTACCTTATCTCTATGATACACTAACTCCGATAACACGTAGTCTACTCGCGGATTCCGTGGATCTCGTGAAATCAACGCGAAAGTAAACGGCGAGGAGACTCAAGTGACTGTCTGGTTTATACGGTGACTCATGTAACTGATCGTGTACTCTTACAACTGACAATAACAGTTCAAATTCGACCAGATTTGATCGAAGAGCTATATTAATGCCGGAAATAAGAGACGGAATTATTTATCTAGATTTACAAatgtgaattttatgcatttattacgacCATTTGGAAGAATTTAACACGTATacgaatatttttcattcaggattattgaaattgtagagATGCATCCATGAGGGATTATTCAGATTtctttctttgggtatatattttAAGAGCGGCTAAAAAATGTGAAGAATATTGTCAATCTAGTTTAGTCTCGTTGAAACGACTGAAAgacaaaattcatttttatgcaACTTCTCGGAATCGACacggacaattttgattttgcatgaaaatccgcagtctataaatgAGTTTTTgcgttaatattaatattaacatttcaaTTTCGATTCCATCAATTCACATTGATCGTGTTCATGGGGCTACTAGCTTCATCACTGAAACGTGATTCTTGCAAAATGATTCCACAAGGACACGACCTACACCCGGCAGCCTCAACTAGAACTAGAACTGTCTGCAGTACTTAGCGTTTAGGTTGACAAGCATGCGTCTCACCTGTTCCTCGACCTGTGTCTCTAGCTTCGATATGCAGGCGCAGTGGACGTCCTCGATCTTGTCATTCTGCGTACCGGAAGTTGACGGTAGCGAATGCGGTGGAGAACCAACTCCGGATGTGCTCAAGCAGTATTCACCCTTCACTAGCCGCTCCTCCATCATCCGTACCTGCAGCAAAAACAAACATCATCATCTCAGTGCAATCTACCAGACCTCTCTAACATTATCAACATAACCCATTGGAGTCGGACACATATTTCAAAGCGGCAACACTCTGGTACCAAGTGCTAAACAAGATAGGCACCtcgtggcagtcaacgtgttaataaaaACCAGAGAACAGCAACATACATACTGATCGGATCGAGTAACCTCTTTTCGGTTGAATGAAACATGTCGACGCCAATGCGTTAACACACCGCTCGAGTACCACAGGTCCTTGCAGATTTCAGTGAAAAATTGCGAGGTTCATTTTTCGTTTCTAACGAAGGATCTGCATACACTATCGAAGCTGTCGAACAGGAATAAGACACGACAGAAGATCGAAAGATAAATTTCGCTTTTGGACTGGCACTTTTCGGTCACTGAAGAACAGGATGGATCTCGTGGCACTCGAATGGGTTTAGGATTCTCTTAGCTGGGCTACCGTGAGACGATTTTGCGCGAGTCCCAGAGGCTTTCTAGGCTTCGCTGACGACTCGGTCATCGGATTTCCATGGCGCGGATCGCGAGAACCCgctctttctctcgttttctCAGGTAGCGGGTGAAAGACGCGTCATCGCGTTCCGGTTGGCGTCGAGACAGCGGATAAACACACGGCGGCTCGTTGCCcgtcgaaaaatacgcgaaagcgtgcagagagagagagaggagaggagagcgtGGCCTCGGCCACGGGGCACACGGTAACCCTCGtgttgcaacccctttttctctctctcgcgacgCGAACACACACGGGAGAGACGCTCGTGCTCGGGTGGCGGTGGTGCTCGTCTCTCGCAGCAGCTGTCGAAAAATCGATATCGTGTTTCACCGACGCAACACAGAAACGAGGCAGACACGGTGTTGTAATACACGTATAACCAACGAGCGTACGTAAGCGACGTGCACGCTGCCACAGCCACGTCCACTACCAAAAGGGGAGAGAGCGGTATCGAGAAAATCAATACGCGCACAGGGAAATCCTATGGCCGAGTGTTTTCCTCCCGACCCCTGGCCTGCATGTGCTCTCTCGCCGCGAGTTATATCGATCACCCGCTCTCGCGTACCAGCTCGTTTTCACGTTCATTGCCGTTCTTTCCCACGGGCTCTCTCGCAATAACCCCTCTTCttcgtcgcgacgcgacgcgatgctatcctctctctttctctctctctctctctctctctctctctctctctctctctctctctctctctctctcctctctctctatatttGCTCGCTCACTGTTTCATTGGGTTTCCGGGTATTTAAAGGAGAGACCGTCGTTGGGAAGGGTTAGAGCTCGGGGGTTCAGGATGACGCTTGTGTTGGCTTCGGTGCTCTAACTTTGAAGCTGCTAGAGGCTTTGTGGACCAATGCCTCGGTTCTAGCTGTAGAAAGTGTgtatcccccccccccataaCGCGGAGCAAAAATTGCGATTCGTATAAAAATGAATTGGAGGGTTGACTGTGTATTCGAGAGGAAAGAAGTTTGACGTGTTGAAGGTAGTGAGCGGTAGCTTTGGCGGTAGCTTTGATGGAAGGTTGTGATCATGGTTCTAAAGAGGCGCTTGATTGTCTTCTTTCTTGTCTGTTATTAGAGGGAGGAATGAAGAGATTATAGTTCCAAAGAGACACTCAATCGTCCTTTTTCAGCATTAAGAACGATAGAGCATGTGGGACGATTGTCTGTCGGTGAAGAAAATGTAGTAAGCTAGTTTCATCAAGGGTAGAGCATTGTAATTATTGTTCCAAGAAGAATCAGGCTTATCCTCTTTCAGAATAGAGTATCTGGAACGATTGTCTGTTGCCAAAGAAAATGTCCTAGCTAGATGGTAAACTTCGTAGCTGGGTTCATCGAGGGTGGAACAATGTGGCTATTGTTCCAAGAACAAACAGGCTTATCCTCTTTCAGAATAGAGAACGTGGAACGATTGCCTGTTGTCGAAGGTAGCGGCGGAGAGCTTTACCACTAGTTTCATCGAGGAACGATACGATTATGGTTCGAAGAAGAAACTTGCTTGATCTCCTTCAGGATAAAAACGACCGACATGGAACGAATAGGAACGACGTGGAACGATAAGGAACGATTGTTTACGATTCGAGCAAACATCTTCATGGAACATGAAACAATTGGAAACAGCTGCACAACAGTCGACAAAATATTTCCTTTTGCTGATACGATTATGATCATCATTCAAAAGTGAAAACGTGCACGATCGACTTTGGTGTTTCTAGCCATCGGAAAAACTGCTTGACCGTACAACATCGCTGCTCAGATTGGAACCATACGCTAACGTTGCTAATTGTAAGCCACCAAAATAGATTTCCCAAAAGCAACTGTGATTCACAAGTGAGAGTCCCGTGAACGTCAGCCTTGGGAGTCTCGGCCCACTACTCAGGCTTCGTTAATTAACGAACTAGTCAGCACGTCCCCCACTCGAAGACGAGGCTCGTCGATCGGACACTAACTCCATGTTCCTAAATTTGCTGAACATT is part of the Lasioglossum baleicum chromosome 6, iyLasBale1, whole genome shotgun sequence genome and harbors:
- the LOC143209402 gene encoding uncharacterized protein CG43867 isoform X8; the encoded protein is MYAADPGSFGPTLIYVLKVAGEPRGCDRGCPQDRMRSQSPRDGRDASSLSRFNVIPRGGAKEEVEEVVEEVVEEAEDEEEEEEEEEEVVTRGTVYGVVERCTEGSPRAASTTEEDRRRQPARRVRMEEVRGSPARRLSQILDPIARLATDFGSSSAPCSPRLGVRGHEASGTMVQAGPASDSGGRRPSEAGRGLPSGAESPRLWPRQFRQAPAPPPRPRHANNSSSTGAGSQHGHQAPSGGHQVASSSSLQLPVHTRDSPYVNVPNLLFQKENKAFSDAARSAGYVELRETKPPKCSPYDFTSEPSGHVEYADKRTFIAQTDFDGSSVAGYDKEHVLGLARARSNFDPGPSVQRTTQQHYDRAYSFSGRQPECPPNPARVFAENRLFLEQQRSTAAASSDAKKEKLESRPAYGSSKSFDGYSTAVEDLNWQERCLELQLELHRSRSQASRLSELEQRVLEAEGRADVAEDKVRMMEERLVKGEYCLSTSGVGSPPHSLPSTSGTQNDKIEDVHCACISKLETQVEEQRQLRLQDARQVEAKAARIKEWVTNKLRELEQQNQHLREQNNKCNQQLELLRNHITNIGLKPPAPTRASLSLEVDPTLRRRSESLEGTPQAVPESVQTAVAEPQAGTKHRRHLSACGTIQRGIPATNMDSSLLSEELAAAVENLVMLPNIPGVSETSRDSGSSEAVHDYAEIYTPSREGMNWTQSAQGPRPPTPPLHRFPSWEAKIYQVADGGLGIGPPTNEESAPSTMTNTTSSSKHSQATGHNLTAHNSQGYCDISVPVYATVKGRASQIRSMPFGDSSDDSSDGEDHPNQTETNTRITNSSSDNTDSSLGSGSSPSKSVKTTSSLSPAKRSSSGSPSKSVKRDTSLESGLSEDYAIPPDALSSTSLESSMPSLLMRVSGESPKRQESLEKTGHLAKLGGKLKTWRKRWFVLKNGVLTYWKSQNDVNRKPQGQIVLDEVCRINRAEGAATFEIATGKKTYYLTADCIATMEDWIRVLQNVQRRNATKLLLSKEDNKPTIQGWLTKVKNGHAKKCWCVLIGKMFLYFKCPNDTNPIGQINMRDARVEEVEHVSDSDSEERDAECPHERTIGIFPTHQGPTYLLMPHKQDKDNWLYHLTVVSGGGPSAGTQYEQLVQRLMETDGDPSCVLWRHPLLLHTKENITSPLTSLTSEALQSEAIKLFKACQLFMSVAVEQAGIDYHVVLAQNALQQCLDQPELQSEFICALVKQTSRHTQHRLGVQVKKAARLVSLGTARVQLLLCATQSLFTCDTQSPAANGSGENADAQSTASTSHSPPLTQGHSTSTILDCKTNPAQYVLIQGWQLLALAVSLFLPRNNRLLWYLKLHLQRNADTKTECGKYAAYCERALERTLQNGGREVKPSRMEVLSILMKNPYHHSLPHSIPVHFLNGTYQVVGFDGSTTIEEFLNTLNQEIGCRDVHQSGFTLFSDDPIEKDLEHFIDLQAKLCDIISKWETALREKGSGKFENTRLVQLTYKSRCYWRQAAKMETDRERLLLCYQVNQQVVQGKFPVNRELAFELASLMAQIDFGEYNNDKARGSGPGSNPHHLVLQALDKFYPVRYRTNITADQLRELQERLQEKWVGLKGRSVLDCVRIYLTCTRKWPFFGATLYQAKLKQAEPMTVWIAVSEDSVTLLELQTMAVMCRYNYANIVTFGGCLDDFMLVACPDEGAAEQKLLFALSKPKILEITLLIADYMNALGHALPGTPQMNTLTRNGSHRSIKSTLRPTTVILESGSSCLPTQPDILKSTPDHQRP